The Crateriforma spongiae DNA window GCGCGGCTGACGAAATGGCTACAAGTTCTCGGCGATCATCCGGTACAGGACCAATCGTTCGGTTCGGGATTCGATCGCCTTTTCTTGTTGCAAACGCTGGGCGATCAACGCATCGTCGACACCATGCTGGATCAACCAATCGCGGGCGTCTTCCCAAGTCGGCAACCAAACGCAGGCATCTTGCAACGCTTCGATCGTCTTGCTGCGACGCAAGAAATGCTTCATGTCCAGGATGAAAAAGACTCGGTCATGAAACGGCGAATCGGCTTCGATCAAGCCGTTTTCATCCCAGACGAAATGGCCGACCGCGGGCGTCCAATTCAAACCGTCGCCCTTCAACTGACGGGCGAGTTCGATTTCCATACGACTGAATTTCACTGTTCGGTCTCCGCAATCGCCTCCAAGCGTTTGGCGACTTCCGCGTGGCCGTTGGCCGCCGCGAACACGCCAGCGGTATCACCGTCGATGTCTTTGGAATCGACTCGGGCCCCGGCGTCCAGCAACAGATCCACTACGGACAATTGACCTTCGGCTGCGGCGAACATCAGCGGCGTGAAGTTTTCCACCTTGTCGGCCAAGTTGGGATTCGCACCACGACGTAGCAGCAGTTTAACGGTGTCAACGTTGTCGGCAGTTGACGCGTACATCAGTGCGGTTCGACCGGCGGAATCACGGTGATCGACGACCGCGTCCTGATCCAACAGCAACTTGACGACTTCGGTGTGTCCGTTGAACGAAGCCAATTGCAGCGGGGTCCGGCCCTCGGGACCGACGGCGTCCGCGTCCAGGCCTTGACGGATGCCGCTGCGAATCGCATCGGACAAGCCTTCTTCGGCGGCGGCAAAGAAAGCTTCTTGGGTCATCATCGGCACCGAACTGGAAATCGATGTGGATGCGGACTCCGCGGGATCGGCGGTGTCGTTCGGGGATGAGGCGGTGTCGTCGTCGGCCGTCGGATTGGTGTCGTCCGATCCGGCATCCTGTTCGGACGATTCCGCCGGCAATCCATCGTCGCCTTCGATGGGGACGGTCGCCAAATCGGTGCCACCGCATCCGACCAGCACCACCAATGCCAGGGGTAACAGGGACGCGGTGAACGTAACGGCAAGATTGCGATGGTGGGGACGCGTCATCGGTTTCGGCTTTGGGGGATGTGGTGACGAAGTGAGGTCACGATTCTCCCCAAGCTTAGCCGCTTCACCGATCGTCGAACATCGTCGCCGTCCAAGTCAGGTTATCGATGGCCAGGACGACATTGGGTGGATTGATTTTGACCACCCGGATATTCATCGCCTGGTCGCCTTCACGCAATATTTTGGTTTCGTCTTCGATCCGCAAGAACACGCGCGGGACCCCGACGTCGGCAAACCCCAAGACCTTCACTTGGGATGCGTTCGCACCGCGTACGGCGAACCCACTTCGTTCGTCTTGTTCACCGCCGGGGTACACAAAGGGATTGACCCGATCAGGGCTGACCGGATCGAACGCGACCGGCGTCGCTTGAACATCGGCGGTTTGGGACTCCTGGCTTGGCGTCGCGGTGATGCCTCGGACCGGGACGGCGTTTTGAATCGCTTCCAAGGTGGTGGCCGCGTCGCCACAGCCCAGCGTGGTCGCACAACCGATCGAACCGACCAGGTAAACCCAGTGAAATCGCCCCGATTTAAATTCATCTGGCAAGCGTTTCATTGTCGGGGTTCCTTCACGATCACGGGTTCAAACAGCATCGGTTCGGGCGAACTTTCCATGTCCATCGGCATTTCGCCCGGTATGTCGTCGGGTGATTCCGAAGGATGCCAAGTCGTGGGGGACTGGACCGTTGATTCCGGTACGGACGATTCGGAGATGACCCTTTCGCTAATGATGGTGGGGTTGCCGTGCATCATCGGATTCATGGTCGAACCATAGCCCCCGATCATCTCCAATTCACGTGAGCCACCGTTAACGCGGGCGCGTGGATAGTGGTTGGGACAATTCGGATCGCGACAGTCGGGCGTCAGCGGGCATTGCGTGGCGTAGGGGACACTGTCCAACAGGCAATCAGTGACCCGAGCAGCATGCTGTTCCCGGGGCAGCCCGACGTGGTTGGGGGTGATCATTTCCGGACGAATGAAAACGATCAATTCGCTTTCCTGGATCTCCGTGTCGTGACTGCGAAACAGCTTCCCGAAAAACTTCATGTCTTTCAGGTAGGGAACGCCAGCTTGCGATTCGACAACGCGTCGGCGACGCAGGCCGCCCAGCACGAAAGTCTCGCCGTTGGCAACCCGCACGACCGTTGACGCGTTCCGACTGTCAATGATCGGGTTGCCATTCAATTCGCCGACTTTGGTGCTGAACTCCGGTGCAACATTCAGTTCGATGGTTCCGTCGTCTGCGATACGCGGTTGGACGGTCAATGTGATACCGGCGTCCTCGAATTCGATGTCCGCCACGGCACCACCGACGCTTTGCTGGGCGGTTTGGACGGGCAGTCGTTCGACAATCTTGATCTCCGCCTGACGGCGGTCGCCAACGGTGATGCTGGGATTGGCCAGCAACTTGGCTTCTTCGGTTTGATCCAACGCGACGATCAGGCCCTCGACGTTCAGTTTCGATCCTGACGTCCCGAAAAGGAAACTACTGGACTTCGTCAGCACCGTTTCGGTGGTTGTTGCCACCGCGCCGGTGGTTGTATCAACGGCGGTGGTCGCGGCGTCTTCGATCGGCGTGACCAGATCCGATAGCGCGCTCAATCGAGTCGCCGATCCCAGGTTGCGTCCGCCCGACCAGTTGATGCCCAGGGCTTCGCGTTCGCTCATCCCGACATCGTAGATCAACGCCGTGATGCGGACTTGTGGGCGTGGTCGGTCCAGTTGCTCGATTGCCCGACGGGCAAGATCGACGCTGCGAGAATCGCCACGGACCAAGATGCGGTTCTCGTCGATGTACACCGCGACGGTCACGTCGGTGCCCAGGATCGACGCCAGTGATTCCTGCATCTGTTCGGCTTCCACGTACTGCAAAGCGAAGATGCGGATTTCATCGTTGGAATCGGTGCCCAGGACGTCTGCCGCCGCCATCGTCGGCGCTGCCGAGGGCGTCGGGCCAGGTGACGTACCAGTTTGCTGAGGCGTCGTTGGCGACAGGTTTCCGAAAAGGTTTTCGACCTGGCTGATCCGATCCGGATAATCTTTGACCAACACACGCTGTTGTCCGACTTCCAACATCTGGCCGCGTTCGGACAACAGCATCCGCGCCGCATCGACCACCACGGCTGGGTCATCCGAAGGCGGGATTTGCAAGGTGCGCGAGACGAATCCAGGATCGTCCGTTCCGACTTGGTCCACGGGCAATACGATCAGACTGTTGCCCGTTTGCTTGTAACCGTAACCGGAAGCCGACAGGATCGCCGAAAGGACTTCTCGTAAAGGCGTTTCATGAAATGTCCCGCTGACGCTTCCCGTCACGGATTCACCGGCGACGATGTTGATCTGCCAAAGGTCGCTTAGTAGGAAAACAACTTCTTGCAGCGGAGTTTCGCGAAACGTCACGGTCCCCCGTCGGTCCAGTGCCTCGGCAACACTGGTCGGACGCATCGTCGTTGACGTGGCCGATGTTCCCATGGGCTGCGTTGGTCCGAGCGATGGGACGTTGTTCGCTTCGTTGGACGTGCCTGACGAGGTGAACGTTGTTGCGGACGATGAATCTTGTTGTGCCGATGCGATCGAAACCGGATCGCCAGATCGGATGACCTTAGCTTGCGGGCGCCAAAGCATGGGGCGTCCGCGAGAATCCAGTGGCGTTTCACCGGGCGCGATCGGCACCGCGGTCAGCGGCCGAAGTCCCAGGGGTGTCAATCCGTCGCCACAGACCTTGGTCGATGGCGTGCAGCAAATGACAAGACAAAAGGCCGAGAACGCAATGCTCCACGCGGCGGCGGAGTATTGTCCGGTCGGTTTCGTGAAATCTGTTGTGGGGCGTTGAACGCTGTCGGCCCCGCAGACGTGCTGGGTATCACAAACGCCGTCACGCCCGACGACGCGCAGCATGGCGGCGAACCGTCGGCCGTTGCCCGCGTCCTTGGCGTCGAGAGAATGCGAATCGGCGTTGCCATCCATGGCAAAGGGCCTAATGAAGAAGTAGTTGTCGTGTGTGTTGTATCGGACGTCTTGCGACATCCTCGTCGGGTTCATCGGGGCGGGCGTGCAGGCCGAACACGGTGAAGCGAAGTTCCAGTGCCACGGGCGCCTCTGGTTTCATCGTCGGCAACACGTTCATCGTTCGCGTGGTCATGTACCAGCGTTGGCCTCCGATGGCCGTCAGGATTTTTTCAATCGCTTCCAGGCTGCCGTCCGCACGCAAATCGACGTCGTGTGAATGCAGGTCATAAGGTGACATCCTTGCGAACTCAGGCATCACTTCCGCCGTCGGATCGTCGTTTACCGTCGCCCAGGGCCGTTTGTTTCCGGTGTGGACTTCTAAACTTCGAATCCGCCCGCCGCCTTGACGCACGATTTCGACCAGTCGTTCCCGGACATCGGACCGGTTTTCGGGAATCACCGAACGGTCGTTCAGCGATTTCAGTTGTTCATTCAGTTCCCTTTCCATCTTGGCCAAACGCAGACCGCGTTGACGGATTGCCGTCAGTTCGACTTCCATCTTGTCGAACTCGGCCATATCGCGTCGCAGTTCAAAGTACTCATCGACCCAGGGCAGTCCGATGCCGATGATTGCCCCCAAACTTGCGGTTGCCACGATTAGTCCGACTATACGGGTGTTAAGTCTTTGCATGACATCAGTCCTCCGACGTCGAGTCGACGACAGGCAATGTTTCTTTGTGCAGATGTAACCCGATCAAAAAGCGAATGCCGCGGGTTTGGGGTTCCGGGTTGGTGGCCTTCAAGGCGACCTGTTCGACCTCAGGCAACCGGCGAAACTGGCTGACTTGTTCATACACTAGTGATTCATCGGTGACGGTGCCGTCCAGCAGGATCTGGTGACCGTCTTCCACGTGAAAGCTGTTCAACTTGCAGCGATCCAGCAAACTCTGCGTGATCTGGCGCAGCGTTAGATTCCAACGCGGTTCCGCCGCACCCTTTTCGATGCGTCCAAAGTGGTCCACCAGTTGGCGTCGCTGGGCCAAGGTCATCATGCGTGCCTTGGTGCGATACACCTCGGCCTGCATGGCTTCGCGTCGTTGGATGGCACGATCGGCAAGACCACGTTGACGGTGGACCATTGCAAACGATCCCAGCAACAGCACGGCCGCCACGAGCGCCGGCCAAGCGATCCGAAGAACTTGTGTGGTGGTCGAAACATCCGGTGCACGGCGGACGTGGTCCAACAAATCGGGAACACCGTCGTTTTGGATTCCGATCAACAGCGGCAGCACCGTGGCCACGACCGCCGTGGTGCCGCTTTCGTGTTCCGACTGTTCCAGGATGAATTCGCCACCAGACACGTTCAGCACGGCGGCGTCGATGTCGTGGGAATCGTCAAACAGATCCGCGGCGGCTTTGGCTTTTTCGGGGCTGCCACAAATCAGCAATTCGCTCAAATTTCCGTCGGATAATTGCCGGTGTCGCTGGCAAAATCGGCGTAGCCGTTCCAGGTGATTGATCACCGCGTCGTGGAATCCCTGTTCGTTGTTGGCCGCCGCCGGACGGTAATCCAACAGCAACCGACCTTCGAAAGCGATGCCCACGTCCCATTGGCGGCCGGTTCCGTCGGCGATCAGGGTCGGTGCCGCGTTGCAGTGGCCCAGGTGCCCGGCCAGCCGCGCAAGGCTGTTCAGCGATGGTTCCAGCCACAGGATATTCAAATCCGCGGCCCGAAAGGCTTCATAGACCGTTTCGATCACGCCACGGCTGGCAACACCGGTCACGGCGTAGTCGACCGACGCAGCCAAACGTTCGCGAAAGGACCCGATGACTTTTTCACCCGGGCCCAGCTGCAGGTAACGGGGAATTCGTGTGCCCAGCGTGTTCAATTCACTGTCGACGTCCTGGGGATGGCCGGTCGTGATCCGAGTTACGCAATAATCGCCGTCCAGTGACGCCACGGTGATGCCCTGGTCCATCTGGTGCTTGTGTCGCCATTTGACCAAGCAATCCACCAGGTCGTCCTGTGCCGCGGGACTCAGCCATCCGTCGGGACGCGGACAGTGGATTGCCTCGATCGTGATCCGATGGCTCGGACCCTCGGTCGGCGTGGCGATGGCCAGTTGCAGCAGGTCACGTTCGATACGCAACCCGAATCGCTGGCGGACGTCGGTGGTGATTGGACTTTGGGGCATGTCAGGCGCGGATTTCGATGGATGTTCCGCCGAAAGCTAGGTCACGTCGCAGGGCCTTGCCGGCAGGATCGCCAAAGTTCTTCAGTTGACCCAAATTCTTTAAGCCCGTAACTTGAGAATTTGAAACAAGTTACGGCGATTTTATTGGGCCCCGCTCGGGATGAGGTGGTCGCCCCGGACACGCCACCGGTGCGTTGAACTGGCACACTTGGTGGCTGCCTGCTAAAGAACACGCTTGCACAGCCTGTATCGGTCCGTCCGATCACGGCAGATTTTCCGCTTTTTGCGGTGTGGTCCCGCCCCACTTGGGCCGTATCCCATCGGGCGGCCGCTGATCGTCCAACGATCCACCCCCACAAGAAACATGTCAATTTTGGAAAGAATTTGGGACGCCCTCGGGCTCCTTTTCGGCGGTCTATTCGGATCGTTCGATCGCCTGTTCACCTCCGTTTTTGGATCGGCCAACGCGCGTCAGGTCGCCAAGCTGCAACAGCGTGCCGATCGCATTACGGAAATGGAGCCCAAGTATCAGGCAATGTCCGATGAGGAATTGCGTGAACAGACGGCTTTGTTTCGCAAGCGGTTGCGCGACGGTGAAACGCTGGATGACATCTTGGAAGAAGCGTTCGCGGTATGTCGCGAAGGCAGCCGTCGCCATTTGGGCATGCGCCACTATGACGTTCAGCTGATCGGTGGCATGGTCCTTCACGGCGGTGCCATCGCCGAAATGGTCACCGGGGAAGGGAAAACTTTGGTCGCGACCTTGCCGGCGTATTTGAACGCCTTGGAAGGCAAGGGCGTTCACGTCGTGACGGTCAACGATTACCTGGCACGCCGAGACATGGAATGGATGGCCCCGCTGTACATGAATCTGGGCCTGACGGTGAACGCCATTCAATCGGGCATGTCGATCGCCGAAAAACAGGCGGCCTACATGTGCGACATCACCTATGGGACGAACAACGAATTCGGCTTCGATTACCTGCGGGACAACATGCGACCGGCGGCCAAGGGCGACGACCGTTATCCGCCCGAAGCCCAGCAGTGCCAAGGTCCGCTGAACTACGCCATCAT harbors:
- a CDS encoding ankyrin repeat domain-containing protein, whose product is MTRPHHRNLAVTFTASLLPLALVVLVGCGGTDLATVPIEGDDGLPAESSEQDAGSDDTNPTADDDTASSPNDTADPAESASTSISSSVPMMTQEAFFAAAEEGLSDAIRSGIRQGLDADAVGPEGRTPLQLASFNGHTEVVKLLLDQDAVVDHRDSAGRTALMYASTADNVDTVKLLLRRGANPNLADKVENFTPLMFAAAEGQLSVVDLLLDAGARVDSKDIDGDTAGVFAAANGHAEVAKRLEAIAETEQ
- a CDS encoding type II secretion system protein GspD, which codes for MSQDVRYNTHDNYFFIRPFAMDGNADSHSLDAKDAGNGRRFAAMLRVVGRDGVCDTQHVCGADSVQRPTTDFTKPTGQYSAAAWSIAFSAFCLVICCTPSTKVCGDGLTPLGLRPLTAVPIAPGETPLDSRGRPMLWRPQAKVIRSGDPVSIASAQQDSSSATTFTSSGTSNEANNVPSLGPTQPMGTSATSTTMRPTSVAEALDRRGTVTFRETPLQEVVFLLSDLWQINIVAGESVTGSVSGTFHETPLREVLSAILSASGYGYKQTGNSLIVLPVDQVGTDDPGFVSRTLQIPPSDDPAVVVDAARMLLSERGQMLEVGQQRVLVKDYPDRISQVENLFGNLSPTTPQQTGTSPGPTPSAAPTMAAADVLGTDSNDEIRIFALQYVEAEQMQESLASILGTDVTVAVYIDENRILVRGDSRSVDLARRAIEQLDRPRPQVRITALIYDVGMSEREALGINWSGGRNLGSATRLSALSDLVTPIEDAATTAVDTTTGAVATTTETVLTKSSSFLFGTSGSKLNVEGLIVALDQTEEAKLLANPSITVGDRRQAEIKIVERLPVQTAQQSVGGAVADIEFEDAGITLTVQPRIADDGTIELNVAPEFSTKVGELNGNPIIDSRNASTVVRVANGETFVLGGLRRRRVVESQAGVPYLKDMKFFGKLFRSHDTEIQESELIVFIRPEMITPNHVGLPREQHAARVTDCLLDSVPYATQCPLTPDCRDPNCPNHYPRARVNGGSRELEMIGGYGSTMNPMMHGNPTIISERVISESSVPESTVQSPTTWHPSESPDDIPGEMPMDMESSPEPMLFEPVIVKEPRQ